Proteins encoded together in one Hevea brasiliensis isolate MT/VB/25A 57/8 chromosome 16, ASM3005281v1, whole genome shotgun sequence window:
- the LOC110648293 gene encoding uncharacterized protein LOC110648293, protein MLSGIKFIPRDQAEDEDGGASIGKSKNSGSTREKNRKNKKSSRYSSSSEDDGGRIKKVSRKKKKWHSSDENSSPDLSDSNSSDDSSDRIEKKQRNKRKNKRRNHYSSENEDSNRSKKRSRSGKKHYSAMEYSSSASEDEGKDGRKRKEEREEKEVGNDFPEKIEITRKEMGLDWMLRPADKSDGRPAVNVDDQPEKPPVQEMNRVNPRELNPYLKDNGSGYPDDAEEKRAGGHRLPSSSLVGDGGASWRLKALKRAKEQAAREGRKLDEVVEERWGSLGLLAVSAVSQTAAPARAHLQAIKTRQRGLVGEHQTDADGQSERAVEKNAGRDYLKDVSVRHPEMRAPKVHDSLSWGKRKSQNVSAKDAGLINAAVSSLNKFADDGSFMSKLLSQQNNDLPDSVGSHINQDENVDASFEMKRPGEGITVVKEASSANQLAAKALQLRMKGKHEEADKLMQEAEKIKVKQSSGENSSRPQNIRSTNSYDIQGISARKKEDDADKHLAQKIIQNKQYSLSGRADDEYDFEDGPGQKSRRKGVGNDPKSKEKSVLAKRILTQQERCLFCFENPNRPKHLVVSIANFTYLMLPQWQSVVPGHCCILPMQHESATRIVDNNVWEEIRNFKKCLMMMFAQQDKDLVFLETVMGLAQQRRHCLIECIPLPREIAKQAPLYFKKAIDEAEDEWSQHNAKKLIDTSVKGLRGSIPKDFPYFHVEFGLNKGFVHVIDDETQFKSSLGLNVIRGMLRLPEEDMFRRRRHESVESQKQAVANFARDWEPFDWTKQLD, encoded by the exons ATGCTTTCCGGGATCAAGTTCATACCCCGCGACCAA GCAGAAGATGAAGATGGGGGTGCTTCTATAGGAAAGAGTAAAAACTCAGGGAGTACAAGGGAAAAAAATAGGAAAAATAAAAAGAGTTCGCGATATAGCAGTAGTTCAGAGGATGATGGTGGGAGAATAAAAAAAGTATCTAGGAAAAAGAAGAAATGGCACTCTTCTGATGAAAATTCATCACCAGATTTAAGTGATAGTAATAGCAGTGATGACAGTTCTGACCGGATTGAAAAGAAACAAAGGAATAAAAGAAAGAATAAGAGAAGAAATCATTATAGTTCTGAGAATGAGGATAGCAATAGGTCAAAGAAGAGATCAAGAAGTGGTAAGAAGCATTACTCAGCCATGGAATATTCATCATCTGCCTCTGAAGACGAGGGAAAAGATGGAAGGAAGAGAAAGGAGGAAAGAGAGGAAAAGGAAGTTGGCAATGATTTTCCTG AGAAGATAGAAATTACAAGAAAAGAAATGGGTTTGGATTGGATGCTTAGACCTGCAGACAAGTCCGATGGAAGGCCTGCAGTGAATGTTGATGACCAGCCAGAGAAACCACCTGTTCAGGAG ATGAATAGAGTGAATCCCAGGGAATTGAATCCATATCTGAAGGATAATGGAAGTGGTTATCCAGATGATGCAGAAGAGAAAAGAGCAGGTGGACATCGACTTCCTTCTTCTTCGCTTGTTGGGGATGGAGGTGCAAGCTGGAGACTAAAAGCCTTGAAGCGTGCAAAAGAGCAAGCAGCCCGAGAGGGAAGAAAACTTGACGAG GTTGTGGAAGAAAGATGGGGTTCTCTTGGTCTTTTGGCTGTCTCTGCTGTTTCTCAGACAGCTGCCCCGGCTCGTGCTCATCTACAAGCCATAAAAACTAGACAGAGGGGGTTAGTAGGGGAACACCAAACTGATGCTGATGGTCAAAGTGAGAGAGCTGTAGAAAAG AATGCTGGTCGAGACTACTTAAAGGATGTATCTGTCCGACATCCTGAAATGAGAGCTCCCAAAGTACATGATTCTTTGTCCTGGGGAAAACGAAAAAGTCAAAATGTGTCTGCTAAGGATGCTGGCCTCATTAATGCTGCAGTTTCTAGCTTAAATAAGTTTGCTGATGATGGAAGCTTTATGAGCAAACTTCTTAGTCAGCAGAATAATGATCTTCCTGATTCTGTTGGTTCCCACATAAATCAAGATGAGAATGTAGATGCTTCATTTGAAATGAAGAGACCTGGTGAAGGCATCACAGTTGTTAAGGAAGCATCGAGTGCAAACCAGCTGGCAGCCAAGGCTTTGCAGCTTCGTATGAAAGGGAAGCATGAAGAAGCTGATAAACTCATG caaGAGGCTGAGAAAATAAAGGTAAAGCAAAGTTCTGGAGAAAATTCAAGTAGACCTCAAAATATCAGAAGCACCAACAG TTATGATATTCAAGGTATTTCTGCCCGAAAAAAGGAAGATGATGCTGATAAGCATCTAGCTCAAAAAATAATCCAGAATAAACAATATAGTTTATCTGGTCGGGCAGATGATGAATATGATTTTGAAGATGGCCCGGGCCAAAAGTCTAGGAGGAAGGGAGTAGGTAATGATCCGAAGTCCAAGGAGAAAAGTGTTCTTGCAAAGCGAATCCTGACTCAGCAAGAGCGATGCCTTTTTTGCTTTGAGAATCCAAACCGGCCAAAACATCTTGTTGTGTCTATTGCAAACTTCACATATTTGATGTTGCCACAGTGGCAGTCTGTTGTTCCAGGCCATTGTTGTATCTTACCAATGCAG CATGAATCAGCCACAAGGATTGTTGACAATAATGTATGGGAAGAAATTCGCAATTTCAAGAAATGCCTTATGATGATGTTTGCCCAGCAAGACAAGGATTTAGTTTTTCTTGAAACAGTGATGGGGTTGGCGCAGCAGCGTCGTCATTGTTTAATTGAGTGCATTCCTCTGCCACGAGAAATTGCTAAACAGGCCCCTCTATATTTTAAAAAG GCAATTGATGAAGCTGAAGATGAGTGGAGCCAGCACAATGCAAAGAAGCTGATCGATACTAGTGTGAAGGGATTGCGAGGTTCAATTCCCAAGGACTTCCCTTACTTCCATGTTGAGTTTGGCCTAAACAAGGGTTTTGTCCACGTGATTGATGACGAGACACAGTTTAAGAGTAGCCTTGGCTTAAATGTAATAAGAGGCATGCTACGTTTGCCAGAGGAAGATATGTTTCGTCGCAGAAGGCACGAGTCAGTAGAGTCGCAAAAGCAGGCAGTTGCAAATTTCGCACGAGATTGGGAACCTTTTGACTGGACAAAACAGCTTGACTAA